The genomic window AACCTGAAGTAATTGGGAAAGCAAATATAAATCAACCGGAACTAAAATAATACTCCGTCCGGTTTTGAATATAGGCAAAAAACAACTTTCTAGGTTCATTAATAAAGTATGTATCTGGACCAGGACCATAAAATGGTCCAAAGACATactttattcaatgaacctagaaagttatttttttgcttatattcaaaactgtagtaatatatttaaaaaagtgTAACAAAATAATTGATGACGACAAATACATGCAATCATACCATCTCAAATAGCTCTTCCTTTTTCTCGTCAAATGGTACCTGTGTAGTCCCATTGTAAAACATGAGCTATTTTGAACTAACAAATGAGCCCTGTCATCTATAGTTGaactttgaaaataataatcGGTACTAAATGAAAGTATAACTTATTCTAACCTTTCCATAATCTTCAATTGCAACACCTTTCGTGATTTCCCATAACTTCACCGAACCAGAAGTATCCTGTAAAGGAGTCATTTATCAGCTTAGAAGATAACCATACAACAGAACACATGACAATATTAACATACTTGGCATACTAACACAAACACAAAGCACCGCGATTACCTTAGTTAGCACATGCCTCTTATTATTTAAAACTTCATGCTGTACTATTGCAGGGATGCCAGGAATAGTCAAGATAGGCTGTTTATATTCAGGAACCTATTTATATTTGAATGGCAACAGGAAGAAAAATTATTAGTGGCCCTGCCCCAGAACAGAAAGAATCTGTTGAAAATATAAAGATCAGGGAGAGACGGTGTAAATATTGTGAAAATAATCATCTGGCATTCCCTGTAATAAAGGAATTAAATCAGGGAGatttatttgaattattatcAAATTTAGATATCTTACAGAGTTAAGATTATTAGGATTTGATTTAATTTCCTTTTTTCTGTTCCTATTGTATCTGTTCTAcaacaaaccaaatcaaaagaaCATTTATCTTTGAATAGAAACTTGTTTCAAAAAGAGATCCCATCATATCCCCAAAAGGGAAGCCCTAAAGAGAGACAagtaaacaattatttttcaCATTTACATTTACATGTGCATATGCAACCAGCATTATGTATTCCCAGAGCAATACAACATTTGGTagataaaatagtaaaattaatGTTCCCAAGAAATAAGTTAAATATAACATACAGGGGTAGATCCTTCTAGAGACACCCTTGCTCTTGAAAATGACAAATTTCCAGCTAAAAAATAATTGCCTCTTTCGAAAATCTTTTGAGGGTTGCATACTTCAGCAGGCCATCTGTGAACTGATGAGTCTGTTGATGCCACCCATATGCTATCATCATGCAAAGCCAATTGAAGGATTGGTTGTTCCCCTGTGCTAAGCAAAACACTCTCTCTAGTATGCAAATCTGTCAAGTATAACTGGGAAAATCAAATAATAGGTCAGAAGAAGACCTCACAAGTTAAACAGAATAAGAAGTCACAGAAAATTCaaattacaataataaaaacatccagtttatttttaaggaaaaattgCACTCACAGAAGAGTCTCTACCACCACTATAAACATGACTAAACGTTGAATTGCTAGCAAGAGCCCAAACAGAATCTGTATGAACAGCATAAGAATGCACACATCTTTGCTGACCGAGATCCCAAAGCCTACAAGGAAAGATGTGACAATTGTCAAGCATATAGCAAACAACATAAATTACTATAAcaacatacacacacacacacacaccaccttatcgtaaaaaaaaaatacaccacCTTAACATAGAGTCTGAAGATCCTGATAAACATAACCTACAAtgataaattttagaaatatcTCAGCAGCAGTAggaagaaaaatatttcttaatTCAACCTAACATAACTTATGCAATGAAAATATGTATATGCAATGGCAAAGAAAACCAGATAGCATTCCATTCAGTATACCATGGCCAATCAAAAAGCAACCAATTGGAACATTGCCACTGAAAATATTAAACGTTAGTAATCATTATTTTCATCCTCTAAGTCTAAAGATACAAGCATCATGTGTTTCAATCATCACAATATTTTGTCATCATTTTAGTTCCTCAATAATGCCATAATTTTGGTCCTTTGGTTACCATAATTTAACTGTCTCATTGGCAAATAACATGGCAAGCAGATAACAGACTAGCCTTCAAATAGAAGGTTACAGAAGGACCAAAATGATTACACTTTCAATTATTGActaaattgacaaaaaaataatattgagtACTAAAATGGTGATGCTTTTATTGTATCTTTGGATGATGAAAATAGGGATTTATACTGCATGCTATTTATGTTGTAGCTATTTATATTTTGTGGCAATAAATAGAAATACCAAAGCAAAAAgacaaaagaagaaagagatAGAGGGAAGTTCATAAGTTCCTGACTCCAACGTTTGTAAATGGTAACTTGTCCAAAGTAGAAGAAATATGGTATTTCTGGGTAGGGGCCAAAGGAGACTTAAAGAACTATATGTAAAGTTTGTAAACTAAAAATGTAAGACAACTGAACAAACCTGCCGGTAGAATCCAGAATCAAAGCCCTAATGTTATCTGTATGCCCTTTTAGCTTCATAGTCTTTGATCCAGATCTTGGATCCCAAACACGTACAACCTagataaatgaaaaaattaaaagcaaaaataaaCCATGCAATATAATCAATAAAAACTAAATGCCCCTTAAAACTCAAACAGTAATAACAGAAGCCAGAAACCGTTAGAACATAAACACGAATATGGATGTCATATAGTACCTTTTCTGTACCACCGGAGACAAGAAGTGTTCCACCTTCATTCATTGCCAATGCATAAACAGATTCCTTATGGCCTTTGGCAGCAACCGGAATGTATCCTTCAGTTTGGGCTTGCATGGATATACTGTTGCTAGAGCCGATGGTACGTAAGCTTGTCATTGGCAAAGAGTTTCCAGAACTATTGACACCATTTGAAGCATCATCATCCATAGCATCATTGCACTTTGAAGCTGAAGCAAGTGCAGCTTCAATATCCCAGATAAAAACCTCCCCGCCAAGGCCACCCGAGGCAACAATATTGCTCTATTAATTCACGACACTATTAAAGGATCAGAAAATGGATTTGATAAGATTCAAACTTTAAATCGAATCAAACAATCTATCAGAATCAATGATGAACACgggaaatatgaaaatgaaatttttcTTGATGAACTTAAAAAGAAGCATGGGAAGTTCCAATAACATTACATTTTTTTCAGCTGCTGCAAGACAAGTGACATAATCTGAGTGTTGGCAGAGTGTCCTGGTACATGTTCCCGTAGACAATGCATTCCATGTCTGGCACAAACATACAGCAGCCAAAAAGGAATAACAATCATATCAGTACTGCTTTCACAGTAGAACAGGGATTGATTACGACAAAATACCATTAACAATCAACAAACCTTAAGGGTTGTATCTGAAGAACAAGAAACAAGTGTACTATCACCCACAAGTACTGCATCATTTACCTGTTTAAAAAAACACTTCAGTATATTTAACAGTACCTTAAGCTGTTATTCATTTCATGTATCATAAATTATGATGTTTAGTTGGTAGAGAAGGCTCGGTATTACAATTCCCAATTAATGCTGCATGTAAATTCATGGGTCTtggaattaaaagaaaaatatataagttGAACGATTGATTGGCTAGATCTTAATAAACGTAACTACTAACTGGAATtactagtaaaataaaattagatccAAGAAAAGGGAATTATTCAAGGGAAAAGAAGTATCAAGCTTTCAAGGCACGAAATGAAACATAATGCAACAGTCAAGAGAAGTACAAGAATTTAATGACTATTGAAGTTGTTTCTTTCAGAAATCAGTGTTAAAACAAGTCTCAGTCATGGTTTTATATTTCCATTACAACAGAAACTGATGGGAATATGGCTACAGTACTGACCTGTTATAACCCCCAAAAAATAAGacataataaacaaataaaaatgtactctacaaaataaattgttgaCAAGAGGAAAACAAAATTGCATTAGTGAGtgtgtttgaactttgaattaCACACTTGAGGaaactatatattatatacaaagagtcatataaataatataagactTGAATAATTTAGAATGACTTACTTGCAtccatcaaaatatatatagaagtgAGAATCcctcaaaataagaaaaagtgGGAAACTATATCAATATATCAATTCTAATAAATATAGATATAATCTTATTATCTTAATTATGACTATAATCAACACTCTCCCTCAAGTTGTAGCGTATATATCATATGCGTCCAATTTGTTACATATAAAATCGATCAGAGGTCACCGTAGGGATTTGATGAAGATATCAACCAACTAATTATTGGAGCTCACTGAAGAGGTTCTAATAATGTCTGAAAGGATTTTCTCTCTGATAAAGTGACAATCAACTTCTATGTGTTTAGTCCTCTCATGAAAGATAAGGGTTTGAACAAAGATATCATGCTGATTGATTATCACACTGTTATAAGGCTTCAATAGTCCTCCCTTTACAAGTCTGTTtagtagggttgagttaggccttAAGCCTAAATTATGGCGTCAAAGCTTATCCTGTATCTATTAATGAGACAAGATCTTTGTTATTCCACCCATATTTTTCTATGCCCATATGTCCAATCTTGGACGCGTGGGGGTGTTGAGATCCTTGTTATTCCACCCACATTATCTTATGCTTCGTCTGTCCAATCTTGAGCGCGGGGGATATGTTGAGAGTTCCATACACGGTAGAGGTGGCATAGGTAGTGCTTGCAAGCTTCAATAGACCTCATCGTACAAGTCAGTTTATGGGGTTGAGTCATGCCCtaaacccaaattctaagaactcccaacatatataaataaaatttaatatcaaCTGAACTTATAACAACTACAGACT from Trifolium pratense cultivar HEN17-A07 linkage group LG1, ARS_RC_1.1, whole genome shotgun sequence includes these protein-coding regions:
- the LOC123921700 gene encoding WD repeat-containing protein 48-like isoform X1, with product MHHAGSVGNPNNFTRPRKEKRLTYVLNDSDDTKHCAGINCLAVLKSAASDESDYLFTGSRDGKLKRWGLAVDAATCSATFESHSDWVNDAVLVGDSTLVSCSSDTTLKTWNALSTGTCTRTLCQHSDYVTCLAAAEKNSNIVASGGLGGEVFIWDIEAALASASKCNDAMDDDASNGVNSSGNSLPMTSLRTIGSSNSISMQAQTEGYIPVAAKGHKESVYALAMNEGGTLLVSGGTEKVVRVWDPRSGSKTMKLKGHTDNIRALILDSTGRLCLSGSSDSMLRLWDLGQQRCVHSYAVHTDSVWALASNSTFSHVYSGGRDSSLYLTDLHTRESVLLSTGEQPILQLALHDDSIWVASTDSSVHRWPAEVCNPQKIFERGNYFLAGNLSFSRARVSLEGSTPVPEYKQPILTIPGIPAIVQHEVLNNKRHVLTKDTSGSVKLWEITKGVAIEDYGKVPFDEKKEELFEMVSVPAWFTVDTRLGSLSVHLDTPQCFSAEIYSQELNIVEKPEDDKINLARETLKGLLVHWLRKRKQRMGTHASANGELLSENNIGTRSLSHSRVEVDGSSEIDTIVYPPFEFSIASPPSIITEGTHGGPWRKKITDLDGTEDDKDIPWWCLDCVLNNRLPPRENAKCSFYLYPYEGSTVQIVTQGKLSAPRILKIHKVINYVVEKIVLDKPLDSINAEGSHPSGPGSQLQHQTVGDGSSRSGSKPWQKVKPSTEILCNNQILSPEMSLATVRAYVWKKTDDLVLHYRVILGK
- the LOC123921700 gene encoding WD repeat-containing protein 48-like isoform X3, translated to MHHAGSVGNPNNFTRPRKEKRLTYVLNDSDDTKHCAGINCLAVLKSAASDESDYLFTGSRDGKLKRWGLAVDAATCSATFESHSDWVNDAVLVGDSTLVSCSSDTTLKTWNALSTGTCTRTLCQHSDYVTCLAAAEKNSNIVASGGLGGEVFIWDIEAALASASKCNDAMDDDASNGVNSSGNSLPMTSLRTIGSSNSISMQAQTEGYIPVAAKGHKESVYALAMNEGGTLLVSGGTEKVVRVWDPRSGSKTMKLKGHTDNIRALILDSTGRLCLSGSSDSMLRLWDLGQQRCVHSYAVHTDSVWALASNSTFSHVYSGGRDSSLYLTDLHTRESVLLSTGEQPILQLALHDDSIWVASTDSSVHRWPAEVCNPQKIFERGNYFLAGNLSFSRARVSLEGSTPVPEYKQPILTIPGIPAIVQHEVLNNKRHVLTKDTSGSVKLWEITKGVAIEDYGKVPFDEKKEELFEMVSVPAWFTVDTRLGSLSVHLDTPQCFSAEIYSQELNIVEKPEDDKINLARETLKGLLVHWLRKRKQRMGTHASANGELLSENNIGTRSLSHSRVEVDGSSEIDTIVYPPFEFSIASPPSIITEGTHGGPWRKKITDLDGTEDDKDIPWWCLDCVLNNRLPPRENAKCSFYLYPYEGSTVQIVTQGKLSAPRILKIHKVINYVVEKIVLDKPLDSINAEGSHPSGPGSQLQHQTVGDGSSRSGSKPWQKVKPSTEILCNNQARYCLQK
- the LOC123921700 gene encoding WD repeat-containing protein 48-like isoform X2 translates to MHHAGSVGNPNNFTRPRKEKRLTYVLNDSDDTKHCAGINCLAVLKSAASDESDYLFTGSRDGKLKRWGLAVDAATCSATFESHSDWVNDAVLVGDSTLVSCSSDTTLKTWNALSTGTCTRTLCQHSDYVTCLAAAEKNSNIVASGGLGGEVFIWDIEAALASASKCNDAMDDDASNGVNSSGNSLPMTSLRTIGSSNSISMQAQTEGYIPVAAKGHKESVYALAMNEGGTLLVSGGTEKVVRVWDPRSGSKTMKLKGHTDNIRALILDSTGRLCLSGSSDSMLRLWDLGQQRCVHSYAVHTDSVWALASNSTFSHVYSGGRDSSLYLTDLHTRESVLLSTGEQPILQLALHDDSIWVASTDSSVHRWPAEVCNPQKIFERGNYFLAGNLSFSRARVSLEGSTPVPEYKQPILTIPGIPAIVQHEVLNNKRHVLTKDTSGSVKLWEITKGVAIEDYGKVPFDEKKEELFEMVSVPAWFTVDTRLGSLSVHLDTPQCFSAEIYSQELNIVEKPEDDKINLARETLKGLLVHWLRKRKQRMGTHASANGELLSENNIGTRSLSHSRVEVDGSSEIDTIVYPPFEFSIASPPSIITEGTHGGPWRKKITDLDGTEDDKDIPWWCLDCVLNNRLPPRENAKCSFYLYPYEGSTVQIVTQGKLSAPRILKIHKVINYVVEKIVLDKPLDSINAEGSHPSGPGSQLQHQTVGDGSSRSGSKPWQKVKPSTEILCNNQASYVFLSRYCLQK